The following coding sequences are from one Haliotis asinina isolate JCU_RB_2024 chromosome 3, JCU_Hal_asi_v2, whole genome shotgun sequence window:
- the LOC137277618 gene encoding glycosylated lysosomal membrane protein B-like → MAAHREAMAFVATCLLVLIATASGKRTVTTKINYKCDIPECQTGYNGSFANLVYVRAQEESDVLHYAISTIHIPTILVIHTRGDANSQLSVNWEKLMNEEEFNNDSISVSDSSKVVYSYALVFTKLHEYNDTSDAASLSSYPVWNSTKRVVRDFNEFEWMEASAVKGEENSFVFNSTMWTNSTVNMLGQDAPRNYTPSLSFTFRVYADQSRETRLPHLLYNENGTQFDFTLDNFTPAFSMSRFALELAVISDSHKEEMSIKETKSIDDEYTPGIFRVTNLVTRPKDPVDGAFIQWKPVSYQDSPRSRSVATSVKSYELGDTKNVTSLLKTSLAYAYFSDAMFTDSMNAITTNISFGLSKDGSYTKTNYTSWTASVGYGNPPMDKVSLLVIGVISAGLGIPVIIIIFGGLFVCIRKQRNKNYRQLQDVSSSYPQNGEST, encoded by the exons ATGGCGGCACACAGGGAAGCCATGGCGTTTGTGGCAACTTGTTTGCTTGTCCTTATTGCTACCGCCAGTGGTAAAAGGACG GTTACCACTAAAATTAACTACAAATGTGACATCCCAGAATGCCAGACTGGTTACAATGGCAGTTTTGCCAACCTTGTGTATGTCCGAGCACAAGAAGAAAGTGATGTCCTGCATTATGCTATCAGCACTATACACATTCCAACAATTCTTGTGATTCACACAAGAGGAGATGCTAATAGCCAACTGAGTGTTAACTGGGAAAAACTAATGAATGAAGAGGAATTTAATAATGACTCTATTTCAGTCAGTGATTCAAGTAAAGTTGTCTACAGCTATGCTTTAGTTTTCACAAAG TTGCATGAGTACAACGACACATCCGATGCTGCAAGTCTCAGCTCCTACCCAGTGTGGAACAGTACAAAGCGGGTTGTAAGAGACTTCAATGAGTTCGAATGGATGGAAGCTTCAGCAGTCAAAGGAGAAGAAAATTCTTTTGTTTTTAATTCAACAATGTGGACCAACTCAACCGTTAACATGTTGGGTCAAGATGCTCCTCGCAACTACACTCCATCGCTTTCTTTTACT TTCCGGGTATATGCTGACCAGTCACGTGAAAcacgtcttcctcatcttctgTACAATGAAAATGGGACTCAGTTTGACTTTACCCTTGACAACTTCACGCCGGCCTTTTCCATGTCCAGGTTTGCTTTGGAGCTGGCAGTAATCAGTGACAGCCACAAGGAAGAGATGTCTATTAAAGAGACCAAGTCTATTGATGATGAGTACACGCCGGGTATATTCAGA GTTACCAATTTAGTGACCAGACCTAAAGACCCAGTTGATGGAGCATTTATTCAGTGGAAGCCTGTTAGTTACCAGGACTCTCCTCGATCTCGCTCAGTGGCCACCAGTGTCAAGAGCTATGAGCTGGGGGACACCAAGAATGTCACCTCTTTGCTCAAGACCAGCTTGGCCTATGCTTACTTTAGCGATGCCATGTTTACTGATTCCATGAATGCCATCACCACCAATATCTCGTTTGGATTGTCTAAGGATGGCAGTTACACCAAGACTAACTATACATCCTG GACAGCCTCAGTAGGCTATGGCAACCCACCCATGGACAAAGTGTCCCTGCTGGTCATTGGGGTCATCTCAGCTGGACTTGGCATCCCAGTCATCATAATCATTTTTGGTGGCCTCTTTGTGTGCATTAGAAAACAGCGCAACAAGAACTATCGTCAGCTACAAGACGTCTCCTCCAGCTACCCTCAG AATGGCGAGTCTACATAG